One Chthoniobacterales bacterium genomic window carries:
- a CDS encoding TIGR02597 family protein, translating into MKNYAFPLIACVLLGAPLVRAESVYTDPVGVVNITIKGNSDTIVAVPLTPNPDYSGKVTSAASGGANAFNLNVTGTTGWTANQFANLYYVRMTSGAKNGMYYTITANTTGQVTVDTAGDNLSTIAANDTFKIFKYWTLATLFPPASAGTPANPLTASASTSPLARQTQILITDPNVAGINNAATASYYFISASNWYVSGSNQISNNVILYPDNSLVIRQPASVASDVVWSSAGSVMLSSLAMPLLTQAVGPQDNAIALMRPVDVKLSDLGLDSAFTQSSSTSPLARRDQLFVFDNTTSGINKSASRAYYRTGGTWRKAGADSVVADGDVIRAGDAFMIRKFQTGTGASVVWNNTATY; encoded by the coding sequence ATGAAAAATTACGCCTTTCCTCTGATTGCCTGTGTTCTCCTTGGAGCGCCCCTCGTCCGCGCCGAATCGGTCTACACCGACCCCGTTGGCGTCGTGAACATCACCATCAAGGGAAATTCCGACACGATTGTCGCCGTTCCGCTGACTCCGAATCCCGACTATTCCGGCAAGGTCACTTCCGCGGCATCTGGCGGGGCGAACGCCTTCAATCTCAACGTCACTGGCACCACCGGCTGGACAGCCAACCAGTTCGCCAATCTCTACTACGTTCGGATGACCTCCGGGGCGAAGAACGGGATGTATTACACCATCACCGCAAACACGACCGGCCAGGTTACGGTGGACACCGCAGGCGATAACCTTTCGACGATCGCGGCCAACGACACGTTCAAAATCTTCAAATACTGGACGCTGGCCACGCTGTTCCCGCCCGCCAGCGCCGGCACCCCCGCCAATCCGCTGACGGCGTCCGCTTCAACGTCTCCGTTAGCTCGACAAACTCAGATTCTGATCACGGATCCGAATGTTGCCGGTATCAATAATGCCGCGACCGCTTCCTATTACTTCATTTCTGCCTCCAATTGGTATGTGTCGGGTTCCAATCAAATTTCCAATAATGTTATTCTTTATCCAGATAACTCTTTGGTAATCCGGCAGCCCGCGAGTGTTGCTTCGGATGTGGTATGGTCCTCCGCCGGCTCAGTGATGTTGAGTTCGCTCGCAATGCCTTTGCTTACGCAAGCAGTAGGTCCGCAAGATAACGCGATTGCTTTAATGCGCCCTGTTGATGTGAAGCTTTCCGATTTGGGATTGGACAGTGCGTTTACCCAGAGCTCGAGCACCTCGCCGCTTGCCCGGCGAGATCAGCTGTTTGTGTTCGATAATACCACTTCAGGAATCAATAAATCAGCCTCACGAGCGTATTATAGAACCGGTGGAACATGGCGAAAAGCGGGAGCCGATTCTGTGGTTGCCGATGGAGATGTTATTCGAGCGGGAGACGCTTTTATGATTAGAAAATTTCAAACGGGCACAGGGGCGTCTGTAGTGTGGAATAACACCGCAACTTATTGA
- a CDS encoding PEP-CTERM sorting domain-containing protein: MRPFFLASLGLITFVSSLCAAGSYISVGATGIMRDSAGSMIQAGAIGLLVADTDGNGLIDPFGTTLSLTAGYTFANTGSDLVVGVYQASDVSTDTSGKMGFNLSNTTLTYSGGFGAGDALYIVWFPTMTTPGVTVSSGTSYGVFRTDTPDSLGTMAWTAPADGTTQSLFSLDNSLGGNPAISNSAFTANFTAVPEPATVGLFGVAALGVILLRRRFRAS, from the coding sequence ATGAGACCTTTTTTCTTAGCCTCCTTGGGATTAATCACGTTTGTCTCTTCCCTTTGTGCCGCCGGATCATATATATCGGTGGGAGCTACAGGGATCATGCGTGATAGCGCAGGAAGCATGATCCAAGCAGGGGCCATTGGTCTGCTTGTTGCGGATACCGATGGCAATGGCCTTATTGATCCATTTGGCACTACACTTTCTCTTACGGCAGGATATACCTTCGCCAATACTGGTAGTGATCTTGTCGTGGGGGTTTATCAAGCGTCGGACGTCAGCACTGATACCTCCGGAAAGATGGGATTTAATCTTAGCAACACCACGCTAACGTATTCTGGCGGTTTTGGCGCTGGAGATGCGCTTTATATTGTATGGTTTCCGACGATGACAACACCGGGCGTTACAGTTTCTTCTGGAACTTCCTATGGTGTGTTTCGCACGGATACGCCGGACTCTTTAGGGACCATGGCGTGGACCGCCCCAGCCGATGGAACCACTCAAAGCCTTTTTTCGCTAGATAATTCCCTCGGCGGAAATCCAGCGATTTCAAATTCTGCATTCACCGCGAATTTTACGGCCGTTCCGGAGCCGGCCACTGTCGGCCTGTTTGGCGTGGCTGCCTTGGGCGTGATTCTTCTCCGGAGGCGATTCCGGGCTTCCTAA